Proteins found in one Streptomyces sp. NBC_00461 genomic segment:
- a CDS encoding acyltransferase: MPKRKNTFSSWRRSLTQRAVHAGWAWVQRTGSVTAQHPGRFRFGALGAHTRLAFPLGTVFGEPWIHLGSHCIVGEQVTLTAGLMPDLDLGPDPILRIGDGVVLGRGSHVIADTTVTIGSDCYFGPYVYVTSTNHSYDDPHEPIGKQWPRMEPVAIGSGCWIGTGAVILPGARIGRNVVVAAGAVVRGVVPDHAVVAGAPARVVRRWTAGEGWQPPLRTPAPVPIPDGITPEQLRALSELDEETVARLAELDAEA, translated from the coding sequence GTGCCGAAGCGCAAGAACACGTTCTCATCCTGGCGGCGAAGCCTCACGCAGCGCGCCGTCCACGCGGGCTGGGCCTGGGTGCAGCGCACGGGCTCGGTCACCGCGCAGCATCCGGGACGCTTCCGCTTCGGTGCGCTGGGCGCCCACACCCGGCTCGCCTTCCCGCTCGGCACGGTCTTCGGCGAACCCTGGATCCACCTGGGCTCCCACTGCATCGTCGGCGAACAGGTCACCCTCACCGCCGGCCTGATGCCCGACCTCGACCTCGGCCCCGACCCGATCCTGCGCATCGGGGACGGCGTCGTCCTGGGCCGGGGCAGCCATGTCATCGCCGACACGACGGTCACCATCGGCAGCGACTGCTACTTCGGGCCGTACGTGTACGTCACGTCCACGAACCACTCCTACGACGATCCCCACGAGCCCATCGGCAAGCAGTGGCCGCGGATGGAGCCGGTGGCGATCGGTTCCGGCTGCTGGATCGGCACCGGCGCGGTGATCCTGCCGGGCGCGCGGATCGGACGGAACGTGGTGGTGGCCGCGGGTGCCGTGGTCCGAGGCGTCGTGCCCGACCACGCCGTGGTCGCGGGCGCGCCCGCCCGAGTCGTACGGCGCTGGACGGCCGGCGAGGGCTGGCAGCCGCCCCTCAGGACACCCGCGCCGGTGCCGATACCGGACGGGATCACCCCCGAACAGCTGCGCGCGCTCTCGGAACTGGACGAGGAGACGGTCGCGCGGCTCGCCGAGTTGGACGCCGAGGCCTAG
- a CDS encoding RDD family protein — MTRTAPGPEGDTAGIVSRCLAALVDAIVVAGIGLAAYLAFGGLRLLVTGPPFRMPDLSGWLTGVLGWALAVVYLALSWVTSGGTVGDWLLGLRVTGRTGRLLGIPRALLRAVLCVVLPVGLLWVPFSRRHASVQDVALASAVHYHHF, encoded by the coding sequence GTGACGCGTACGGCGCCGGGCCCCGAGGGCGACACGGCGGGAATCGTGTCACGGTGCCTGGCGGCCCTGGTCGACGCGATCGTGGTGGCGGGCATCGGCCTCGCCGCATACCTCGCCTTCGGCGGCCTGCGACTGCTCGTCACCGGGCCGCCCTTCCGCATGCCCGACCTCTCCGGCTGGCTGACCGGTGTGCTCGGCTGGGCCCTGGCCGTCGTCTACCTGGCTCTGAGCTGGGTCACTTCCGGAGGCACCGTCGGCGACTGGCTGCTGGGGCTGCGTGTCACCGGCCGCACCGGGCGGCTGCTCGGCATCCCCCGCGCGCTGCTGCGGGCCGTGCTGTGCGTCGTCCTTCCCGTAGGCCTGCTCTGGGTTCCCTTCAGCCGGCGCCATGCCTCGGTCCAGGACGTCGCCCTGGCCAGCGCCGTGCACTATCACCACTTCTGA
- a CDS encoding gamma carbonic anhydrase family protein, producing the protein MTHKALITGIGGREPKIDGTAFVAPTSSVIGDVTVEAGASVWYGAVLRGDVERISVGARSNIQDNCTLHADPGFPVSIGERVSVGHNAVVHGATVGDDCLVGMGATVLNGAVIGAGSLVAAQALVPQGMQVPPGSLVAGVPAKVKRELTQEEREGVTLNGTLYADLAKAHHEVHDRA; encoded by the coding sequence ATGACGCACAAGGCGTTGATCACGGGGATCGGCGGCAGGGAACCGAAGATCGACGGGACGGCCTTCGTGGCGCCCACGTCGTCGGTCATCGGCGACGTGACGGTGGAGGCCGGAGCGAGTGTCTGGTACGGGGCGGTGCTGCGCGGCGATGTCGAGCGGATCTCCGTGGGGGCGCGGAGCAACATCCAGGACAACTGCACGCTCCACGCCGATCCGGGGTTTCCCGTCAGCATCGGGGAGCGGGTGTCCGTGGGGCACAACGCGGTGGTGCACGGGGCGACCGTCGGGGACGACTGCCTGGTCGGCATGGGGGCGACCGTGCTGAACGGTGCCGTCATCGGCGCGGGATCGCTGGTGGCCGCGCAGGCCCTCGTGCCGCAGGGCATGCAGGTGCCGCCGGGGTCACTGGTGGCGGGAGTGCCGGCCAAGGTGAAGCGGGAGCTGACGCAGGAAGAGCGCGAGGGCGTCACGCTCAACGGCACGCTGTACGCGGACCTCGCCAAGGCGCACCACGAGGTGCACGACAGGGCCTAG
- a CDS encoding DedA family protein: MHVQEWLDTVPAGAVYAVVALVIGLESLGIPLPGEIVLVSAALLSSQHSGINPIVLGACATAGAVIGDSIGYAIGRKGGRPLLAWLGGKFPRHFSEGHVATAERSFEKWGMWAVFFGRFVALLRIFAGPLAGVLHMPYWKFLLANVLGGICWAGGTTAVIYYVGVVAEDWLKRFSYLGLVAAVLIGLTSMLVLKRKAKKAAAEREAAEPEPVPAAD; encoded by the coding sequence TTGCACGTCCAGGAGTGGCTCGACACCGTACCCGCCGGGGCCGTCTATGCCGTGGTGGCGCTGGTCATCGGTCTGGAGAGCCTGGGCATCCCGCTGCCGGGCGAGATCGTCCTGGTCTCGGCGGCCCTGCTGTCCTCGCAGCACTCCGGCATCAACCCGATCGTGCTCGGCGCGTGCGCGACCGCCGGTGCCGTCATCGGCGACTCCATCGGCTACGCGATCGGCCGCAAGGGCGGACGCCCGCTGCTGGCCTGGCTGGGCGGGAAGTTCCCGAGGCACTTCAGCGAGGGACATGTCGCCACCGCCGAGCGGTCCTTCGAGAAGTGGGGCATGTGGGCCGTCTTCTTCGGCCGCTTCGTCGCCCTGCTGCGCATCTTCGCCGGCCCGCTCGCGGGCGTCCTCCACATGCCGTACTGGAAGTTCCTGCTCGCCAACGTCCTCGGCGGCATCTGCTGGGCGGGCGGCACGACGGCCGTCATCTACTACGTGGGCGTCGTCGCCGAGGACTGGCTGAAGCGGTTCTCGTACCTGGGCCTGGTAGCTGCCGTGCTGATCGGCCTGACGTCGATGCTGGTGCTGAAGCGCAAGGCGAAGAAGGCGGCGGCCGAGAGGGAAGCGGCCGAACCGGAGCCCGTCCCGGCCGCCGACTGA
- a CDS encoding carboxylesterase/lipase family protein has protein sequence MIRRIALVLTALAAVLVAPVPAQAAAHGDPVVRTDAGRVRGESTAEGRQFLGIPYAEPPVGRLRWRAPHAVRAWHGVRSARDFGNKCVQSASWDPGYEQPSYTESCLDLNVYVPDGFARRSVLVWFHGGGLTAGAGQDVVPDTFARQTGTVVVTVNYRLGAMGFLATAGLDGETHDRVSGNFGMLDQQAALRWVRANISRFGGDPARVTIAGESAGGRSVCTQLASPTARGLFRAGIIESGAYDDCGARTHQDAVAQGADFVKKLGCTDIACLRGKSAREILEAQGGFDWGPVAGGAFLPVQPEEAVANGTASRVPVINGSNKDEGRLFAFAAYDLNGTPLTAGQYPDVMRNAFGEQALQRYPLSAYPTPTIAYATALGDTLFSCPALRLDGLLATRGRVYSYEFADLTSPPFASLRNLHTDFDFGATHVNEVQYLFRQFGLDSPLNAEQRVLSRQMVQYWGSFVRDGVPRAEGQPVMPGVPGTVLSLKTASKGGNTLSTSVHQEHQCDLWDGASTG, from the coding sequence GTGATACGCCGAATCGCCCTCGTGCTGACGGCCCTCGCGGCCGTCCTCGTCGCCCCGGTGCCGGCGCAGGCCGCCGCGCACGGCGACCCCGTCGTCCGTACCGATGCGGGCCGGGTACGCGGCGAAAGCACCGCCGAGGGACGGCAGTTCCTCGGCATCCCGTACGCCGAGCCGCCGGTCGGCAGGCTCCGCTGGCGTGCGCCGCACGCCGTCCGGGCCTGGCACGGGGTGCGCTCCGCACGGGACTTCGGCAACAAGTGCGTACAGAGCGCGAGTTGGGATCCAGGCTACGAGCAGCCCTCGTACACCGAGAGCTGCCTGGACCTGAACGTGTACGTCCCCGACGGCTTTGCCAGGCGGTCGGTCCTGGTCTGGTTCCACGGCGGCGGACTGACCGCCGGTGCCGGTCAGGACGTCGTGCCCGACACCTTCGCGCGGCAGACGGGAACGGTCGTCGTGACCGTCAACTACCGCCTCGGCGCGATGGGTTTCCTCGCCACGGCCGGTCTCGACGGCGAGACGCACGACCGGGTCTCCGGCAACTTCGGCATGCTCGACCAACAGGCGGCGCTGCGCTGGGTGCGCGCCAACATCTCCCGCTTCGGCGGCGATCCGGCCCGGGTCACGATCGCGGGCGAGTCGGCGGGCGGCCGCTCGGTCTGCACCCAGCTGGCCTCACCGACGGCGAGGGGCCTGTTCCGCGCGGGCATCATCGAGAGCGGTGCCTACGACGACTGCGGCGCACGCACGCACCAGGACGCGGTGGCTCAGGGGGCCGACTTCGTGAAGAAGCTCGGCTGCACGGACATCGCGTGTCTGCGCGGCAAGTCCGCTCGCGAGATCCTTGAGGCCCAGGGCGGCTTCGACTGGGGCCCGGTGGCCGGCGGTGCCTTCCTGCCGGTGCAGCCGGAGGAGGCCGTCGCGAACGGGACCGCGTCCCGTGTGCCGGTGATCAACGGCTCGAACAAGGACGAGGGGCGTCTGTTCGCCTTCGCCGCCTATGACCTGAACGGCACGCCGCTCACGGCCGGGCAGTATCCCGACGTCATGCGGAACGCCTTCGGCGAGCAGGCCCTGCAGCGCTACCCGCTGTCGGCCTACCCGACGCCGACGATCGCCTATGCCACCGCACTGGGCGACACGCTGTTCAGCTGCCCGGCACTGCGGCTCGACGGCCTGCTCGCCACCCGCGGCCGGGTCTACTCGTACGAGTTCGCCGACCTCACCTCCCCGCCCTTCGCCTCCCTGCGCAACCTGCACACGGACTTCGACTTCGGTGCGACCCACGTGAACGAGGTCCAGTACCTCTTCAGGCAGTTCGGTCTGGATTCCCCGCTGAACGCCGAGCAGAGGGTGCTCTCGCGGCAGATGGTGCAGTACTGGGGATCCTTCGTACGGGACGGTGTGCCGCGTGCCGAGGGGCAGCCGGTGATGCCCGGTGTCCCCGGGACGGTGCTCTCGCTGAAGACGGCGTCCAAGGGCGGGAACACCCTCAGCACCTCTGTCCATCAGGAACACCAGTGCGATCTCTGGGACGGCGCCTCAACGGGCTGA
- a CDS encoding beta-glucosidase family protein yields MTDTVSRRSALRLLGGAIAVASAATSGLTPPAHALDRPEAGAGPRVEGLVARLTLDEKISLLHGATDPDSLGQAGYVPPVERLGIPRLRLADGPAGVRVTQHATALPAPVLLASAFDPDLARRYGQVIGREGRALGQDVLLSPMVNLIRTPYAGRNFETFSEDPLLASDLVAAEIGGIQDEGLIATVKHYAMNNQEQDRMSIDVRVDEQTMHETELRGFEAAVAAGTGAVMGAYNKVNGTFACENKTLLTDILRDQWGFEGWVMTDWFAAHSTVAAITAGLDMEMPDGTHFGTALKSAVRNGSVPERYVDRAVRRILAVMDRFGLLDGSAPPRPERDAPAGAALAREVAEAGATLLRNEHRTLPLAEGTGVAVIGPTGALPFVSGGGSAHVVPDHADSPLDVIKSRAGKVTYALGEDLFGKAIPASALSPALDSEGRRVDAGKVWTYDGTLTVPDADEWTLVLHFSSAPTARPKVLLDGTELFPQAPGYGEFFTGGLVSAAPDGLSVRRKTLTLAKGAHALRITAQGGADGLLFRLRRSTGATRARDVTEAVAAARAARNVVLFAYEDATEGLDRATIALPGHQEQLIEAVTAANPRTTVVLNTSSSTSMPWLRRTGAVLQMYYPGQEGAAATAAVLFGDRDPGGRLTQSFPADDDHHPVAGDPHRYPGVDGTEEYSEGIHAGYRWYDAEGVRPLFPFGHGLSYTSFSYEDVRARWTRRGLAVSFGVRNTGRREGVAVPQVYVGPSPRLRLDQPVRVLGGYRRLTLRAGERRRVEVDVAARTLSSWDPRRHHWVLGTGRRPVWVGASSRDLRLRTNVEVGS; encoded by the coding sequence ATGACCGACACTGTCTCCCGGAGATCCGCGCTACGACTGCTGGGCGGCGCGATAGCCGTCGCCTCGGCGGCCACCAGCGGTCTCACGCCCCCCGCACACGCGCTGGACAGACCCGAGGCGGGGGCCGGTCCCCGCGTCGAAGGCCTCGTCGCCCGGCTCACCCTCGACGAGAAGATCTCCCTCCTGCACGGCGCCACCGACCCGGACTCGCTCGGCCAGGCGGGCTACGTCCCCCCGGTCGAGCGCCTCGGCATTCCCCGGCTCCGACTCGCCGACGGCCCGGCCGGCGTCCGCGTCACCCAGCACGCCACCGCCCTGCCCGCCCCCGTCCTGCTGGCCTCCGCCTTCGACCCCGACCTGGCCCGCCGCTACGGACAGGTCATCGGCCGCGAGGGCCGCGCTCTGGGTCAGGACGTCCTGCTCTCCCCGATGGTCAACCTCATCCGCACCCCGTACGCGGGCCGCAACTTCGAGACCTTCAGCGAGGATCCGCTGCTCGCCTCCGACCTGGTCGCCGCGGAGATCGGCGGCATCCAGGACGAGGGCCTGATCGCCACCGTCAAGCACTACGCGATGAACAACCAGGAGCAGGACCGCATGTCGATCGACGTGCGGGTCGACGAGCAGACCATGCACGAGACCGAACTGCGCGGCTTCGAGGCGGCCGTCGCGGCCGGCACCGGCGCGGTGATGGGCGCCTACAACAAGGTCAACGGCACGTTCGCGTGCGAGAACAAGACACTGCTCACGGACATCCTGCGCGACCAGTGGGGCTTCGAGGGCTGGGTGATGACCGACTGGTTCGCCGCGCACAGCACCGTCGCGGCGATCACCGCCGGCCTCGACATGGAGATGCCCGACGGCACCCATTTCGGTACGGCGCTCAAGTCGGCCGTGCGGAACGGCAGTGTGCCCGAGCGGTACGTCGACCGTGCCGTACGCCGGATCCTCGCCGTCATGGACCGCTTCGGGCTGCTCGACGGCAGCGCGCCGCCGCGCCCGGAGCGCGACGCACCGGCCGGCGCGGCCCTGGCCCGGGAGGTCGCCGAGGCGGGCGCCACCCTGCTGCGCAACGAGCACCGCACCCTGCCCCTGGCCGAGGGCACCGGCGTCGCGGTGATCGGCCCGACCGGCGCCCTGCCCTTCGTCAGCGGCGGCGGGAGCGCGCACGTCGTGCCGGACCACGCCGACAGCCCGCTGGACGTCATCAAGTCCCGTGCCGGGAAAGTGACTTACGCACTCGGCGAGGACCTGTTCGGCAAGGCGATCCCGGCGTCCGCGCTGAGCCCCGCCCTCGACAGCGAGGGCCGCCGGGTCGACGCCGGCAAGGTCTGGACGTACGACGGAACGCTCACCGTCCCCGACGCCGACGAGTGGACCCTCGTCCTGCACTTCTCGTCCGCGCCCACGGCACGCCCCAAGGTGCTCCTGGACGGCACGGAGTTGTTCCCGCAGGCCCCCGGATACGGCGAGTTCTTCACGGGAGGGCTCGTCTCGGCGGCCCCCGACGGGCTCTCGGTGCGCCGCAAGACCCTGACGCTCGCCAAGGGCGCCCATGCGCTGCGGATCACCGCACAAGGAGGGGCCGACGGCCTGCTCTTCCGGCTGCGGCGCAGTACCGGCGCGACCCGGGCGCGGGACGTCACCGAGGCCGTCGCCGCCGCACGGGCCGCGCGGAACGTGGTGCTGTTCGCCTACGAGGACGCGACCGAGGGCCTGGACCGGGCCACGATCGCCCTTCCTGGCCACCAGGAGCAGCTGATCGAGGCCGTCACGGCGGCCAACCCGCGCACCACCGTCGTCCTCAACACCTCGTCCTCGACGTCGATGCCCTGGCTGAGGCGCACCGGGGCCGTGCTCCAGATGTACTACCCGGGCCAGGAGGGCGCGGCCGCCACCGCCGCCGTCCTGTTCGGCGACCGCGACCCCGGCGGCCGTCTCACCCAGTCCTTCCCGGCCGACGACGACCACCACCCCGTGGCCGGCGACCCCCACCGCTACCCGGGCGTGGACGGCACCGAGGAGTACTCGGAAGGCATCCACGCCGGCTACCGCTGGTACGACGCCGAGGGCGTACGGCCGCTGTTCCCCTTCGGGCACGGACTGTCGTACACCTCCTTCTCGTACGAGGACGTGCGGGCGCGCTGGACGCGGCGTGGCCTGGCGGTGTCCTTCGGCGTCCGCAACACCGGGCGGCGCGAGGGCGTGGCCGTGCCGCAGGTGTACGTCGGACCCTCGCCCCGGCTCCGACTCGACCAGCCGGTACGGGTGTTGGGAGGCTACCGGCGGCTGACCCTGCGTGCGGGGGAGCGGCGGCGGGTCGAGGTGGACGTCGCCGCGCGCACCCTGTCCTCATGGGACCCCAGGCGCCATCACTGGGTGCTCGGGACCGGCCGCCGCCCCGTGTGGGTCGGTGCGTCCTCGCGTGATCTTCGACTGCGGACGAACGTGGAGGTGGGCTCGTGA